A single region of the Candidatus Glassbacteria bacterium genome encodes:
- a CDS encoding DUF2723 domain-containing protein — MSRKVMALAIFAISLVMYLLTLAPSLGSYESSSWIVNSMFSGLPSSPGNLLYLIAASAMANLYEWLVAPVLIGVARLSDALGFIFRPSLEPAVGINLISALSVAGAAGLSFSLLDRLLTSLRGDRGWPDAAGRWILALGTLFIYTIPVVWSAAVTAGPYGFNLLLVVFACWMMVRGEENPSSAGTRMLLLAFIAGASFSHNQVFLLFCVMLGVFAWGGKNVWSALKANLGPALVLFLVGCTTYLYAWVRPQAVPGLGDPVEMFTSGFWRYLFNIPGMESALPRQGNFFTVQIPLMIGRLEAQADHWIAGIILLLLFHFGMFYHIKQRSGSGRGVLLALAVSFLAGIWIYNPGVTNLTGFDRHLLIFIMIMAGWVLTGITVLYLQAIEMARRFQARMEFTGRRFERLVTLSSTVLLIAAMLSPMYFRWRESDMSSYYLIRDLGGNQLRGVEQNGILILGSAAEYYRALYAEKVLFQDSQRTLINYPGMTSTHYIRQLKTIEPPAPMDLSDAQIGDMRPVRLEKTESFTAGKLSVSYPAETVFLVPDMVLMSVLRANKFERPVYFSSNIAPQNMLGLAGYCAIRGLTVRLFEENPLTSADSSNYWRGRYPIAIDIPWTQQLLWGYYVHHTTLWQARGDEHNARFRPLLIYARAHANLAEAFLGQKNGDAAASNYRQCEFFDPDYESKLLNFASRLAQQGQYEQTKDFADMYFTHIPPDPLKWAGLAKLALANQDSLAATELLVKSLEADPDFLLGYQKLIRLFSSMEKHTMVSAFISRWLVRHPDDMETRQLWEEYNATKALPPDFPD, encoded by the coding sequence ATGAGCAGGAAAGTTATGGCACTGGCTATCTTCGCAATTTCACTGGTGATGTATCTCCTGACCCTGGCCCCGTCGCTGGGTTCCTACGAGAGTTCCTCGTGGATCGTCAACAGCATGTTCTCCGGACTGCCGTCCTCGCCCGGCAACCTGCTGTACCTGATCGCCGCTTCGGCGATGGCCAATCTTTACGAATGGCTCGTGGCTCCTGTCCTGATCGGAGTTGCCAGGCTCAGCGATGCGCTCGGGTTTATCTTCAGGCCCAGTCTGGAGCCCGCTGTCGGAATTAACCTGATCAGCGCATTGAGCGTTGCGGGAGCGGCCGGGTTGAGTTTCTCCCTGCTGGACCGTCTGCTGACCTCCCTGAGAGGGGACAGGGGTTGGCCCGATGCGGCAGGGCGCTGGATCCTGGCCTTGGGTACTTTGTTCATCTATACGATCCCGGTGGTCTGGAGCGCGGCCGTTACAGCCGGTCCCTACGGTTTCAACCTCCTGCTGGTGGTATTCGCCTGCTGGATGATGGTCCGCGGCGAGGAAAACCCGTCAAGCGCAGGCACACGGATGCTCCTGCTTGCCTTCATTGCCGGCGCAAGTTTCAGCCACAACCAGGTGTTTTTGCTGTTTTGCGTCATGCTGGGCGTATTCGCCTGGGGCGGCAAAAACGTGTGGTCTGCTCTCAAGGCCAATCTGGGTCCGGCGCTGGTGCTGTTTCTGGTTGGCTGCACAACTTATCTCTATGCCTGGGTCAGGCCGCAGGCCGTACCGGGGCTGGGCGACCCGGTCGAGATGTTTACGAGCGGTTTCTGGCGTTACCTGTTCAATATCCCGGGCATGGAAAGCGCGCTGCCGCGCCAGGGGAATTTCTTTACGGTGCAGATTCCGCTGATGATCGGCCGGCTCGAGGCGCAGGCCGATCACTGGATAGCCGGGATCATCCTGCTGCTGCTGTTCCACTTCGGGATGTTTTACCACATTAAGCAGCGCAGCGGCAGCGGGCGCGGAGTGCTGCTGGCTCTGGCGGTGTCGTTCCTGGCGGGGATCTGGATCTACAATCCGGGTGTGACCAACCTCACGGGCTTCGACCGTCACCTGCTGATTTTCATCATGATCATGGCCGGCTGGGTTTTGACCGGCATCACCGTGCTGTACCTGCAGGCGATCGAGATGGCGCGGCGGTTCCAGGCCAGGATGGAGTTTACCGGCCGCAGGTTCGAACGCCTGGTGACTCTCTCCTCGACCGTGCTGCTGATCGCCGCGATGCTGTCGCCGATGTATTTCCGCTGGCGCGAATCGGACATGTCGAGCTACTACCTGATCCGGGACCTGGGCGGCAACCAGCTCAGGGGAGTTGAGCAGAACGGGATTCTGATCCTGGGCAGCGCGGCGGAATACTACCGGGCCCTGTACGCCGAAAAGGTGCTGTTCCAGGACTCGCAGCGCACGCTGATCAATTACCCCGGGATGACCAGTACGCACTACATCCGTCAGCTCAAGACAATTGAACCGCCCGCCCCGATGGATCTGAGTGACGCGCAGATCGGGGACATGCGGCCGGTGAGACTGGAAAAAACCGAATCGTTCACCGCCGGAAAACTGAGTGTCAGCTACCCGGCGGAAACCGTGTTCCTGGTTCCGGACATGGTGCTGATGTCCGTACTGCGGGCCAACAAATTCGAGCGGCCGGTGTACTTCTCGTCAAATATCGCGCCGCAGAACATGCTCGGACTGGCCGGTTACTGCGCTATTCGCGGCCTCACTGTCAGGCTGTTCGAGGAGAACCCGCTCACATCGGCGGACAGTTCCAACTACTGGCGGGGGCGCTACCCGATAGCGATCGATATCCCCTGGACCCAGCAGCTGCTGTGGGGTTACTACGTGCATCACACCACGTTGTGGCAGGCCAGGGGTGATGAGCACAATGCCCGTTTCCGCCCTCTGCTGATCTACGCGCGGGCCCACGCCAATCTGGCCGAGGCGTTCCTGGGACAGAAAAACGGCGATGCGGCGGCCAGCAACTACCGCCAGTGCGAGTTTTTCGATCCGGACTACGAGTCCAAGCTGCTCAATTTCGCCTCACGTCTGGCCCAGCAAGGGCAATACGAGCAGACCAAGGATTTCGCGGACATGTATTTCACCCATATACCCCCCGATCCGCTCAAATGGGCGGGGCTGGCAAAACTGGCGCTGGCCAACCAGGACTCGCTGGCCGCCACCGAACTGTTGGTCAAGTCCCTGGAAGCCGATCCCGATTTCCTGCTCGGTTACCAGAAACTGATCCGCCTTTTCAGCTCGATGGAGAAGCATACGATGGTTTCGGCGTTTATCAGCCGCTGGCTGGTTCGCCACCCGGACGACATGGAAACCCGTCAGCTCTGGGAAGAATACAACGCGACCAAGGCTCTGCCGCCCGATTTTCCGGACTGA
- a CDS encoding sodium/solute symporter (Members of the Solute:Sodium Symporter (SSS), TC 2.A.21 as described in tcdb.org, catalyze solute:Na+ symport. Known solutes for members of the family include sugars, amino acids, nucleosides, inositols, vitamins, urea or anions, depending on the system.): MDAAVGKLATIDVIIISLYLIGITILGVWIGRFIKDDEDFFLGGRNLPWWAIGMSMVVSDIGALELVGVAGMAYTFGIGVANFDWIGCIPAMVIASFIFIPFYWRSKVFTIPEYLGRRYNQFVRSLVAIIWGVFFLFMLGIFFYTAALTMQVLCGWDLWFSIILVAVAVGIYTYFGGLSAVVFLDSIQCVVLFVGSGLILTIAMVKVGGWGNLMDTVHAMGPEFKDHFKLIAPADSPTPFAWSSVLFGLAFVLSPAYWLGNQAIVQRNLAARSEYEAKKSVLWGGFLKLFIPIILVGPGIAGVALHSGLENGDMIFPTLIHELLPPGLVGIVFAAFLAALISSVDSYLTSAATLWTKDIYQQFIVKDASPRHYMKVGKALIIVFVIIGVSLAGMAEKFSSVFSYMQTMLSIFQGPLLSIILLGLLWKRATGKGATTGLILGVATSSTLFWLKDGIFTAPEPFLYIAWWAFLVGFITTVVVSLLTKPEPDDKLEGLIYTKAVENNTAGEGGAA; encoded by the coding sequence TTGGACGCTGCGGTCGGCAAGCTGGCAACGATCGATGTGATCATTATCTCGCTGTATCTGATCGGGATTACGATCCTGGGCGTCTGGATCGGCCGCTTTATCAAGGACGACGAGGATTTTTTCCTCGGCGGCCGCAACCTTCCCTGGTGGGCCATCGGGATGTCGATGGTGGTCAGTGATATCGGCGCGCTGGAGCTGGTGGGCGTGGCCGGGATGGCCTATACCTTCGGGATCGGCGTGGCCAATTTCGACTGGATCGGCTGTATTCCTGCGATGGTGATCGCCTCGTTCATCTTCATCCCGTTCTACTGGCGCTCGAAGGTGTTCACGATTCCCGAATACCTGGGCCGCCGCTACAACCAGTTCGTGCGCAGCCTGGTGGCCATTATCTGGGGCGTGTTCTTCCTCTTTATGCTCGGCATCTTCTTCTATACCGCCGCGCTGACCATGCAGGTACTTTGCGGCTGGGATCTGTGGTTCTCGATAATCCTGGTGGCCGTGGCCGTGGGCATCTACACCTACTTCGGCGGGCTGAGCGCGGTGGTGTTTCTCGACTCGATCCAGTGCGTGGTGTTGTTTGTCGGCAGCGGGTTGATCCTGACAATCGCGATGGTCAAGGTCGGCGGCTGGGGCAACCTGATGGATACGGTGCATGCGATGGGGCCGGAGTTCAAGGACCATTTCAAGCTGATCGCCCCGGCGGATTCACCGACCCCGTTCGCCTGGAGCAGCGTCCTGTTCGGCCTGGCGTTCGTGCTCAGTCCGGCCTACTGGCTGGGCAACCAGGCGATTGTCCAGCGTAACCTGGCCGCGCGCTCCGAGTACGAGGCCAAGAAGAGCGTGCTCTGGGGCGGGTTTCTCAAGCTCTTTATCCCGATCATCCTGGTCGGTCCCGGTATCGCCGGCGTGGCCCTGCACTCCGGGCTTGAGAACGGCGACATGATTTTCCCCACGCTGATTCACGAACTGCTGCCTCCGGGCCTGGTCGGGATCGTGTTCGCCGCGTTCCTGGCGGCGCTGATCTCCAGTGTGGACTCCTACCTTACCAGCGCGGCCACGCTCTGGACCAAGGACATTTACCAGCAATTCATTGTCAAGGACGCCTCGCCCCGTCATTACATGAAAGTGGGTAAGGCCCTGATTATCGTCTTCGTGATTATCGGCGTTTCGCTGGCCGGGATGGCCGAGAAGTTCAGCAGCGTGTTCAGTTACATGCAGACCATGCTCAGTATCTTCCAAGGCCCGCTGCTGTCGATAATCTTGCTGGGACTGCTCTGGAAACGAGCCACCGGCAAGGGAGCCACCACGGGCTTGATTCTCGGCGTGGCAACCTCAAGCACGCTGTTCTGGCTCAAGGACGGGATTTTTACCGCGCCCGAGCCGTTTCTTTATATTGCCTGGTGGGCGTTCCTGGTGGGCTTTATTACCACGGTGGTGGTCAGTCTGCTAACCAAGCCCGAGCCTGATGACAAACTGGAAGGCCTGATCTATACGAAAGCGGTTGAAAATAACACCGCTGGAGAAGGGGGTGCGGCATGA